From Pseudomonas fluorescens, one genomic window encodes:
- a CDS encoding phosphatase PAP2/dual specificity phosphatase family protein yields the protein MNQAVNMSREPGLLKPALLWLLLLAPTFFATYGFATWVTTQRSDVGTLVFDWENQLPFWAWTIVPYWSIDLLYGLSLLLPNSRAELKRHALRLLTAQLIAVSCFLLWPLRFTFARPELDGVFGWLFDVLAGFDKPFNQAPSLHIALLVVLWTCYQRHLQGIWRGLMHLWFGLIGISVLTTYQHHFIDLPTGVLLGCLCVWLWPLDRSTPLTNARLTCDRKRWKLALCYAVGALIASLLAFGFKGGWLWWLWPATALLLVALNYALLDTGGFQKGADGHLSGAARWLLAPYLAAAWLNSRLWTRNHPQPDRVLDDIWLGRIPSRRELKAGPFKAVLDLCAELSLDPGPVAYRSLPVLDLIAPTPAQCREAAQAIDTLRQHGPLLVCCALGYSRSATAIAAWLLHSGRAANVEQAISQLRQARPGIVLHSAHRAALQGLVANREPAYDQ from the coding sequence ATGAATCAAGCCGTAAATATGTCCCGCGAGCCCGGCCTGTTGAAACCGGCGCTGTTGTGGTTATTGCTGTTGGCACCGACATTCTTCGCCACCTACGGCTTCGCTACCTGGGTCACCACTCAGCGCAGTGACGTCGGAACCCTGGTGTTCGATTGGGAAAATCAGTTGCCATTCTGGGCCTGGACAATCGTGCCTTATTGGTCGATCGACCTGCTGTACGGCCTGTCCCTGTTGCTGCCCAACAGTCGTGCCGAACTCAAGCGCCACGCTCTACGCCTACTGACCGCGCAACTGATCGCGGTCAGTTGCTTCCTGCTCTGGCCGTTACGCTTCACCTTTGCCCGCCCCGAACTGGACGGGGTGTTCGGCTGGTTGTTCGACGTACTGGCCGGCTTCGACAAGCCCTTCAATCAGGCGCCGTCGCTGCACATCGCCCTGCTGGTGGTGCTCTGGACCTGTTATCAGCGACACCTGCAAGGGATCTGGCGTGGTCTGATGCACCTGTGGTTCGGTCTGATCGGCATCTCTGTCCTGACCACTTATCAACACCACTTCATCGACTTGCCTACCGGCGTGCTGCTTGGCTGCCTGTGCGTCTGGCTGTGGCCGCTGGATCGGTCCACCCCCTTGACCAATGCGCGTCTAACCTGCGACCGCAAGCGCTGGAAGTTGGCGCTGTGCTACGCCGTGGGCGCACTTATCGCCAGTCTTCTGGCGTTCGGCTTCAAGGGTGGCTGGCTGTGGTGGTTGTGGCCGGCAACCGCCTTGCTGCTGGTCGCACTGAATTACGCATTGCTGGACACCGGCGGCTTTCAGAAAGGCGCCGACGGCCACCTTTCCGGCGCTGCACGCTGGTTATTGGCGCCCTACCTGGCCGCAGCCTGGCTCAACTCTCGGCTGTGGACGCGCAACCACCCACAACCCGACCGGGTACTGGACGACATTTGGCTCGGGCGCATTCCGAGCCGGCGCGAACTTAAAGCTGGCCCGTTCAAGGCCGTACTCGACTTGTGCGCCGAACTGTCTCTGGACCCTGGCCCGGTGGCCTATCGCTCACTGCCGGTACTCGACCTGATCGCCCCCACCCCAGCGCAATGCCGGGAAGCGGCCCAAGCCATCGACACTCTGCGTCAGCACGGTCCGCTGCTGGTCTGCTGCGCCCTCGGCTACTCGCGAAGCGCCACGGCCATTGCCGCCTGGTTGCTGCACAGCGGCAGGGCTGCCAACGTGGAGCAGGCGATCAGCCAATTGCGGCAGGCACGTCCAGGTATCGTCCTGCACTCGGCACACCGCGCTGCCTTACAGGGACTGGTGGCGAACAGGGAGCCGGCTTATGACCAGTGA
- a CDS encoding CDP-alcohol phosphatidyltransferase family protein: MPSIYQLKPAFQNLLRPLVRRLFDNGTTANQITVLAGVGSLLVGVVVACFAEHPWVFALVPMWMILRMALNAIDGMLAREFKQQSQLGAYLNELCDIAADCALILPFALLPGVSLWLVLLLTLLALFSEYAGVMGPMIGASRRYDGPMGKSDRAFVMGVVACAIALGWISALWINAVLAGVSLLLLVTLFNRVRQGLRQVQENTPQA; encoded by the coding sequence GTGCCCAGCATCTACCAGCTCAAACCCGCGTTTCAAAACCTCCTGCGCCCGCTGGTCCGACGGTTGTTCGACAACGGCACGACGGCCAACCAGATCACCGTGCTGGCCGGCGTCGGTTCGCTGCTGGTGGGTGTGGTCGTCGCCTGTTTCGCCGAACATCCCTGGGTGTTTGCCCTGGTGCCGATGTGGATGATCCTGCGAATGGCGCTAAATGCCATAGACGGCATGCTCGCCCGTGAGTTCAAGCAGCAATCGCAGCTGGGTGCCTACCTCAATGAACTCTGCGATATCGCTGCCGATTGCGCACTGATCCTGCCGTTCGCCCTACTTCCCGGCGTCAGTCTGTGGCTGGTCCTGCTACTGACCTTACTTGCGCTGTTCAGTGAATACGCTGGCGTAATGGGCCCGATGATCGGGGCTTCACGGCGCTACGACGGGCCCATGGGCAAAAGCGACCGGGCGTTTGTCATGGGGGTGGTGGCGTGCGCTATCGCCCTGGGTTGGATCAGCGCTCTGTGGATCAACGCAGTGTTGGCGGGTGTTTCCCTGTTGCTGCTGGTCACGCTGTTTAACCGGGTCCGCCAGGGTCTGCGGCAAGTACAGGAAAACACTCCACAAGCATAA
- a CDS encoding bifunctional alpha/beta hydrolase/class I SAM-dependent methyltransferase codes for MREAQHQTFTTHDGVQLFYRHWPGSTPAGEPRQAVLLFHRGHEHSERIAHLVDELDLPHLDFFAWDARGHGLSPGERGDSPSFATSVRDVQTFCDHLQSHYQIDESDIAVIAQSVGAVIVATWVHDYAPRIRSLVLASPAFKVKLYVPFARKGLGLMRRFRGNFFVNSYVKARFLSHDPERVASYDSDPLITKAISVNVLLGLYEAAERVVADAQAIQVPTQLLISAADFVVHRKPQEQFFERLGSLHKEKHLLPGFFHDTLGEKNRAHAVASARRFILQNFAHAPARPSLLEADRLGLTCAESESLAAPLPHNSLRDLYWRMTRASMRMGSRLSTGVKLGFDTGFDSGSTLDYVYRNTPSGTSAIGRMIDRNYLDSIGWRGIRQRKLHVEELLRLAMTHLREQGREVRIVDIAAGHGRYILEALQGVNPLPETILLRDYSDINVRDGSALIREKGLEHIARFIKGNAFDRDDLAALEPKPTLAVVSGLYELFADNQMVSDSLAGLAAAVEPGAYLIYTGQPWHPQLELIARALTSHREGQAWVMRRRSQAEMDQLVEAAGFRRISLRVDEWGIFSVSLAQRVTE; via the coding sequence ATGCGCGAAGCTCAACACCAGACCTTCACCACCCACGACGGTGTCCAACTGTTTTACCGCCATTGGCCGGGCAGCACGCCAGCGGGCGAACCTCGCCAGGCCGTACTGCTGTTTCACCGTGGGCACGAACATTCGGAGCGGATCGCCCATTTGGTGGACGAACTGGATTTACCTCATCTCGATTTTTTTGCCTGGGACGCCCGTGGTCACGGCCTGTCACCGGGCGAACGGGGTGACAGCCCGAGCTTTGCCACCAGCGTGCGCGACGTGCAAACGTTCTGCGATCATTTACAGAGCCACTACCAGATCGATGAATCGGACATTGCGGTGATTGCCCAGAGCGTTGGCGCAGTAATCGTCGCCACCTGGGTGCACGATTACGCGCCACGCATTCGCTCACTGGTGCTCGCCTCCCCGGCATTCAAGGTCAAGCTCTACGTGCCGTTTGCGCGCAAGGGCCTGGGGCTGATGCGTCGGTTTCGCGGCAACTTCTTCGTTAACAGCTACGTCAAGGCGCGCTTTCTCAGCCATGACCCAGAGCGAGTCGCCTCCTATGACAGTGACCCACTGATCACCAAGGCCATTTCCGTCAACGTGCTGCTTGGTCTATATGAGGCCGCCGAACGAGTGGTGGCCGATGCCCAGGCGATTCAGGTACCGACCCAACTGCTGATTTCCGCCGCCGACTTCGTGGTGCATCGAAAACCACAGGAACAATTCTTCGAGCGCCTGGGCAGCCTGCACAAGGAAAAACACCTGCTGCCCGGCTTCTTCCACGACACCCTTGGCGAAAAAAATCGTGCTCACGCTGTGGCCAGTGCCCGACGGTTTATCCTGCAGAACTTCGCCCACGCACCGGCGCGCCCTTCGCTGCTGGAGGCCGACCGCCTGGGCCTGACCTGCGCCGAGTCCGAATCACTCGCCGCGCCACTGCCACATAACTCTCTGCGTGACCTGTACTGGCGCATGACTCGCGCCAGCATGCGTATGGGCAGTCGCCTATCGACCGGGGTCAAGCTGGGGTTCGACACCGGTTTCGACTCCGGCAGCACCCTGGATTATGTCTATCGCAATACCCCAAGCGGCACCTCTGCAATCGGGCGCATGATCGATCGTAACTACCTCGATTCCATCGGCTGGCGCGGCATCCGCCAGCGCAAACTGCACGTCGAAGAACTGCTGCGCCTGGCCATGACGCACCTGCGCGAACAAGGACGTGAAGTGCGCATCGTCGATATCGCTGCCGGTCACGGGCGCTACATTCTCGAAGCCCTGCAAGGTGTCAACCCGCTGCCCGAAACCATTCTTCTGCGTGACTACAGCGACATCAACGTGCGCGACGGCAGTGCGTTGATCCGCGAGAAGGGCCTGGAACACATTGCCCGTTTTATCAAAGGCAATGCCTTTGACCGCGACGATCTTGCCGCGCTTGAACCCAAACCCACTCTGGCCGTGGTCTCAGGCCTGTACGAATTGTTCGCCGACAATCAGATGGTCAGCGACTCGCTGGCCGGGTTGGCCGCCGCCGTGGAACCCGGAGCCTACCTGATCTACACCGGCCAACCCTGGCACCCGCAACTGGAGTTGATTGCCCGCGCACTCACCAGCCACCGCGAAGGCCAGGCCTGGGTCATGCGCCGGCGCAGTCAGGCAGAAATGGACCAACTGGTGGAAGCGGCCGGCTTCCGCAGGATCAGCCTGCGCGTCGATGAATGGGGGATTTTCAGCGTCAGCCTCGCGCAACGGGTGACTGAATGA
- a CDS encoding PAS domain S-box protein, translating into MPKSVDRTRPHTPRMPRIQALDPHTSEQSWESATQLLAALNGARLGAWYWDIERGLISWSRGTQALFGFDPHQPMPADIEYLDLLHPEDRAKTLRAFNAVMAGAPLEQAMHHRIRWPDGSLHWLEINGSLIPDKLGRPRMIGVIREITHQRQREQALTSSEKRFATLFHLCPNMVLLTRQEDGLITEANQYFESLFGWPVQDAIGRTTLELGLWVHPEQRAKLVRATKAKGDLISMEVQFRASNGQVHDGILSAQKVELEGQPYLLSTFLDTTERKLAEHALKDSQERLDLALDSAQLGTWDWHIPSGMLYGSARAAQLHGLEPIPFHESFEEFFEGVPGEERDSMRDAYRSLREGPAGNYQLTYRVQLADGSSRYLESRARLYRDADGTPLRMAGTLLDITEQVEREQRLVASEEKFATLFQVSPDPICVTRQDSGQFIEINSSFTQTFGWSAADVLGRSADDIGLWDASAQSLQRIEQVIREQGLNNVALLVRHKDGQSLTCVISSRQINVGNQPCIVTTLRDITQQQRSEAALKASEEKFAKAFHSSPDAITITERDTGRYLEVNDGFCRLTGYSAEEVVGKTVYQVGIWAEEKQRSMLLAELQLKGRVHHLEMLGRNKSGQLLTVEVSVEPITLNETACLLLTARDVSLLKNAEAQIRHLAYHDSLTNLPNRALLMDRLSQQIALLKRHNLRGALLFLDLDHFKHINDSLGHPVGDTVLKIITARLEASVRMEDTVARLGGDEFVVLLSGLEGSRNEVSEQVRELADTLRELLSEPMFLDGHRLQVTPSIGVALIPDHGSTPTDLLKRADIALYRAKDSGRNTTQMYHNTMQKAASERLRMETDLRLALSRGEFRVHYQPQIDARGERIVGAEALVRWTHPQLGAQSPSEFIKVLEDSGLILEVGTWILDEACLAFKHLIARGKVDPLNFSLCVNISPRQFRQTDFVERIEHSLTSHGLPCSLLKLEITEGIVIQNLEDTINKMRRLKKLGVSFAMDDFGTGYSSLTYLKRLPVDTLKIDQSFIRDATSDPNDAEIIRAIVAMALSLELEVIAEGVETTEQLAFLQGLGCHLYQGYLHSRPVPVEEFEWLLN; encoded by the coding sequence ATGCCCAAATCCGTTGACCGAACCCGCCCCCATACGCCGCGCATGCCGCGTATCCAGGCGCTCGACCCACACACTTCGGAGCAGAGCTGGGAAAGCGCGACGCAGTTGCTCGCGGCTCTCAACGGCGCACGCCTGGGCGCCTGGTACTGGGACATCGAGCGGGGGCTGATCAGTTGGTCGCGGGGCACTCAGGCATTGTTCGGTTTCGACCCTCACCAGCCAATGCCGGCGGACATCGAGTACCTCGACCTGCTGCACCCCGAGGACCGGGCGAAAACCCTTCGGGCATTCAACGCGGTCATGGCCGGCGCCCCCCTTGAGCAAGCGATGCACCACCGCATCCGTTGGCCGGACGGCAGTCTGCACTGGCTGGAAATCAACGGCAGCCTGATTCCCGACAAGCTCGGCCGGCCGCGGATGATCGGAGTGATCCGCGAGATCACCCACCAGCGCCAGCGCGAGCAGGCACTGACCAGCTCGGAAAAGCGCTTCGCCACGCTGTTTCACCTGTGCCCCAATATGGTTCTGCTGACGCGCCAGGAAGACGGCCTGATCACCGAGGCCAATCAGTACTTCGAAAGCCTGTTCGGCTGGCCGGTGCAGGATGCCATCGGTCGCACCACCCTCGAGCTGGGCCTGTGGGTGCACCCCGAGCAACGGGCGAAACTGGTCAGGGCGACCAAGGCCAAAGGTGACCTGATCAGCATGGAGGTGCAGTTTCGCGCCAGCAACGGCCAAGTGCATGACGGCATTCTCAGCGCGCAAAAGGTCGAGCTCGAAGGTCAGCCGTACCTGCTCAGCACCTTCCTCGACACCACCGAACGCAAGCTCGCCGAACACGCGCTAAAGGACAGCCAGGAGCGCCTCGACCTGGCCCTCGACTCGGCCCAGCTCGGCACTTGGGACTGGCATATCCCCAGCGGCATGCTCTACGGCTCGGCCCGAGCGGCACAACTGCATGGCCTGGAACCCATCCCCTTTCATGAATCCTTCGAGGAGTTCTTCGAGGGCGTGCCGGGGGAAGAACGCGACAGCATGCGCGACGCCTACCGCAGCCTGCGCGAAGGCCCGGCCGGTAACTACCAACTGACCTACCGGGTGCAACTGGCCGACGGCAGCTCACGTTACCTGGAAAGCCGCGCCCGACTGTACCGCGACGCTGATGGCACGCCGCTGCGCATGGCCGGGACCTTGCTGGACATCACCGAACAGGTCGAGCGCGAACAGCGCCTGGTGGCCTCCGAAGAGAAGTTCGCCACCCTGTTCCAGGTCAGCCCCGACCCGATCTGCGTGACCCGCCAGGACAGCGGCCAGTTCATCGAAATCAACTCCAGCTTCACCCAGACCTTCGGCTGGAGCGCCGCCGATGTGCTGGGCCGCAGCGCCGACGACATCGGCCTGTGGGACGCCTCGGCGCAAAGCCTGCAGCGGATCGAACAGGTGATTCGCGAGCAGGGCCTGAACAATGTCGCGCTGCTGGTCCGGCACAAGGACGGGCAATCCCTGACCTGCGTGATCTCCAGCCGGCAGATCAACGTCGGCAACCAGCCCTGCATTGTCACCACCCTGCGCGATATTACCCAGCAGCAACGCTCGGAGGCGGCGCTCAAGGCCAGCGAAGAAAAGTTTGCCAAGGCGTTTCACTCCAGCCCCGACGCGATCACCATCACCGAGCGCGACACCGGGCGCTATCTGGAGGTCAACGACGGTTTCTGTCGCCTTACCGGCTATAGCGCCGAAGAAGTGGTTGGCAAGACCGTGTATCAGGTCGGTATCTGGGCCGAGGAAAAGCAGCGCTCGATGCTGCTCGCCGAACTGCAACTCAAGGGCCGGGTGCACCACCTGGAAATGCTTGGGCGCAACAAAAGCGGGCAGTTGCTCACCGTGGAGGTCTCGGTAGAGCCGATTACCCTCAACGAAACCGCGTGCCTGCTGTTGACCGCGCGCGATGTCAGCCTGCTGAAGAACGCCGAAGCGCAGATCCGTCACCTGGCCTACCACGACTCACTGACCAACCTGCCCAACCGCGCGCTGCTGATGGACCGCCTGAGCCAGCAGATCGCCCTGCTCAAGCGCCACAACCTGCGCGGAGCCCTGCTGTTCCTCGACCTCGACCACTTCAAGCACATCAACGACTCCCTCGGCCATCCGGTCGGCGATACGGTGCTGAAAATCATCACCGCCCGCCTCGAGGCCAGCGTGCGCATGGAAGACACCGTGGCACGCCTGGGTGGCGACGAGTTCGTGGTCCTGCTCAGCGGCCTGGAAGGTTCGCGCAATGAAGTCAGCGAACAGGTCCGGGAATTGGCCGATACCCTGCGCGAACTGCTCTCGGAACCGATGTTCCTTGACGGCCATCGGCTGCAGGTTACGCCGAGCATTGGGGTGGCGCTGATTCCAGATCACGGTTCGACCCCCACCGACCTGCTCAAGCGTGCGGATATCGCCCTGTACCGGGCCAAGGACTCCGGGCGCAATACCACGCAGATGTACCACAACACCATGCAGAAAGCCGCCAGCGAGCGCCTGCGCATGGAAACAGACTTGCGCCTGGCGCTGTCACGGGGCGAATTCCGCGTGCATTACCAGCCGCAGATCGACGCCCGCGGCGAACGCATCGTCGGCGCCGAAGCCCTGGTGCGCTGGACCCATCCGCAACTGGGCGCGCAATCGCCCAGCGAATTCATCAAGGTGCTGGAAGACAGCGGGCTGATCCTCGAGGTCGGCACCTGGATTCTCGACGAAGCCTGCCTGGCCTTCAAACACCTGATCGCCCGAGGCAAGGTCGACCCGTTGAATTTCAGCCTGTGCGTCAACATCAGTCCGCGCCAGTTCCGCCAGACCGACTTCGTCGAGCGCATCGAGCACAGCCTCACCAGCCACGGCCTGCCCTGCTCGCTGCTGAAACTGGAGATCACCGAAGGCATCGTGATCCAGAACCTGGAAGACACCATCAACAAAATGCGCCGCCTGAAAAAACTCGGCGTCAGCTTTGCCATGGACGATTTCGGCACCGGTTACTCGTCGCTCACCTACCTCAAGCGCCTGCCGGTCGACACCCTGAAAATCGACCAGTCATTCATCCGCGACGCCACCAGCGACCCCAACGACGCCGAAATCATTCGCGCCATCGTCGCCATGGCCCTGAGCCTGGAACTGGAGGTGATTGCCGAGGGCGTGGAAACCACTGAACAACTGGCGTTCCTGCAGGGACTGGGCTGTCATTTGTACCAGGGGTACCTGCACAGTCGGCCAGTGCCGGTGGAAGAGTTTGAGTGGTTGTTGAACTGA
- a CDS encoding LysR family transcriptional regulator encodes MDLANLNAFIAIAEIGSFSGAGERLHLTQPAISKRIAGLEQQLDVRLFDRLGREVSLTEAGRALLPRAYQILNVLDDTRRALTNLTGQVTGRLTLATSHHIGLHRLPPLLRAFTRQYPAVALDIQFLDSEVAYEEILHGRAELAVITLAPEPHALVQATPVWDDPLDFVVAPEHSLLSNDATLADIARHPAVFPGGNTFTHHIVQRLFEAQGLTPNIAMSTNYLETIKMMVSIGLAWSVLPRTMLDEQVARIPLPGIQLTRQLGYIVHTERTLSNAARAFMALLDAQIDWPGNDG; translated from the coding sequence ATGGACCTGGCCAACCTCAACGCCTTTATTGCCATTGCCGAGATCGGCAGCTTCTCTGGCGCCGGTGAGCGCCTGCACCTGACCCAGCCAGCGATCAGCAAGCGCATTGCCGGCCTGGAGCAACAACTCGACGTCCGCCTGTTCGACCGCCTGGGTCGTGAAGTCAGCCTGACCGAGGCCGGGCGCGCCCTGCTGCCACGGGCCTACCAGATCCTTAATGTGCTCGATGATACGCGCCGAGCCCTGACCAACCTGACCGGTCAGGTGACCGGTCGTCTGACCCTGGCCACCAGTCATCACATTGGCCTGCACCGCTTGCCTCCTTTATTAAGGGCGTTCACCCGCCAATACCCCGCTGTGGCGCTGGATATTCAGTTTCTCGATTCGGAGGTGGCCTATGAGGAAATTCTCCACGGTCGCGCCGAGCTGGCAGTCATCACCCTGGCGCCCGAGCCGCATGCGCTGGTGCAGGCCACGCCGGTTTGGGACGATCCACTGGATTTCGTCGTGGCCCCGGAACACTCGCTGCTGAGCAATGACGCGACACTGGCCGATATCGCCCGCCATCCAGCAGTGTTCCCCGGCGGCAACACCTTCACCCACCACATTGTCCAGCGCCTGTTCGAAGCCCAGGGGCTGACGCCGAACATCGCCATGAGCACCAACTATCTGGAAACCATCAAGATGATGGTGTCCATTGGCCTTGCCTGGAGTGTCCTGCCACGTACCATGCTCGATGAACAGGTGGCGCGCATCCCGCTGCCGGGCATACAACTCACGCGCCAGCTAGGCTATATCGTGCACACTGAAAGGACGCTGTCGAATGCTGCGCGGGCCTTCATGGCTTTGCTGGATGCACAGATCGATTGGCCAGGGAATGATGGCTGA
- a CDS encoding lysophospholipid acyltransferase family protein produces MLEPLFATLITSAARTLTGARSLWLGCAPEAVQRIYFANHSSHGDFVLLWASLPPALRKMTRPVAGADYWQTSALRRYIINRVFNGVLIERERKEPTDNPLQPMLDALNNGDSLIIFPEGTRNLEESGLLPFKSGIYHLATHHPGVELVPVWIANLNRVMPKGRVLPLPLLCTTRFGAALTLEPGESKEQFLQRSREALLELAEEQN; encoded by the coding sequence ATGCTCGAACCTCTGTTCGCCACCCTCATCACTTCCGCCGCTCGCACCCTGACCGGCGCCCGCAGTCTGTGGCTTGGCTGCGCGCCCGAGGCGGTTCAGCGCATCTACTTCGCCAACCACAGCAGCCACGGTGACTTCGTCTTGCTCTGGGCCTCGCTGCCGCCGGCCCTGCGCAAAATGACCCGGCCAGTGGCGGGCGCTGACTACTGGCAAACCAGCGCGCTGCGTCGCTACATCATCAACCGCGTATTCAATGGCGTACTGATCGAACGCGAGCGCAAGGAGCCAACCGACAATCCATTGCAGCCAATGCTCGACGCCCTGAACAATGGCGATTCGCTGATCATCTTTCCAGAAGGCACGCGCAACCTCGAAGAGAGTGGTTTGCTGCCCTTCAAAAGCGGGATCTATCACCTGGCAACACACCATCCCGGCGTGGAGTTGGTACCGGTATGGATCGCCAACCTCAATCGCGTCATGCCCAAGGGGCGTGTCCTGCCATTACCGCTGCTGTGTACAACACGCTTCGGTGCGGCCTTGACCCTTGAACCCGGCGAAAGCAAGGAGCAGTTTCTCCAGCGCAGCCGTGAAGCCTTGCTGGAGCTGGCCGAGGAGCAAAACTGA
- the leuD gene encoding 3-isopropylmalate dehydratase small subunit yields MKAFTQHTGLVAPLDRANVDTDQIIPKQFLKSIKRTGFGPNLFDEWRYLDVGQPYQDNSKRPLNKDFVLNAERYQGASVLLARENFGCGSSREHAPWALEEYGFRSIIAPSYADIFFNNSFKNGLLPIILSDAEVDELFQQVEANPGYPLQIDLQAQTVTRPDGKVLSFEIDAFRKHCLLHGLDDIGLTLQDDEAIAAFEAKHRASQPWLFRDA; encoded by the coding sequence ATGAAAGCTTTTACCCAGCACACTGGTCTTGTCGCGCCTTTGGATCGTGCCAACGTCGACACTGACCAAATCATTCCCAAGCAATTCCTGAAGTCGATCAAGCGCACTGGTTTCGGTCCGAACCTGTTCGACGAGTGGCGTTACCTGGATGTCGGCCAGCCGTATCAGGACAACTCCAAGCGTCCGTTGAACAAGGATTTCGTGCTCAACGCCGAGCGTTATCAAGGCGCCAGCGTGTTGTTGGCTCGCGAAAACTTCGGTTGCGGCTCCAGCCGTGAACACGCGCCATGGGCGCTGGAAGAGTACGGTTTCCGCAGCATCATCGCGCCGAGCTACGCCGACATCTTCTTCAACAACAGCTTCAAGAACGGCTTGCTGCCGATCATCCTCAGCGACGCGGAAGTCGATGAGCTGTTCCAGCAAGTGGAGGCTAATCCGGGCTACCCGTTGCAGATCGACCTGCAGGCCCAGACCGTGACCCGTCCCGACGGCAAGGTGCTGAGCTTCGAGATCGATGCGTTCCGCAAGCACTGCCTGCTCCACGGCCTGGACGACATCGGCCTGACCTTGCAGGACGACGAGGCGATTGCTGCGTTTGAAGCCAAGCATCGTGCGAGCCAGCCGTGGTTGTTTCGCGACGCGTGA
- the leuC gene encoding 3-isopropylmalate dehydratase large subunit → MAGKTLYDKLWDSHLVKQRDDGSALIYIDRHIIHEVTSPQAFEGLRLAGRKPWRIDANIATPDHNVPTTPERKGGIEAIVDQVSRLQVQTLDDNCDEYGIVEFKMNDVRQGIVHVIGPEQGATLPGMTVVCGDSHTSTHGAFGALAHGIGTSEVEHVLATQCLVAKKMKNMLVSVEGTLPFGVTAKDIVLAVIGKIGTAGGNGHAIEFAGSAIRELSVEGRMTICNMSIEAGARVGLVAADEKTVAYVKGRPFAPKGAEWDLAVEAWKDLVSDADAVFDTVVELDAAQIKPQVSWGTSPEMVLAVDQNVPDPEKEMDLVKRDSIVRALKYMGLTANQAITDIQLDRVFIGSCTNSRIEDLRAAAVIAKGRKVASTIKQAIVVPGSGLVKAQAESEGLDKIFLEAGFEWREPGCSMCLAMNPDRLESGEHCASTSNRNFEGRQGAGGRTHLVSPAMAAAAAVNGRFIDVRELI, encoded by the coding sequence ATGGCCGGCAAAACGCTCTACGACAAGCTCTGGGATTCGCATTTGGTCAAGCAGCGCGACGATGGTTCGGCGCTGATCTATATCGACCGTCACATCATTCACGAAGTGACCTCGCCGCAAGCCTTCGAAGGCCTGCGCCTGGCCGGGCGCAAGCCTTGGCGGATCGATGCCAATATCGCGACCCCGGACCACAACGTCCCGACCACCCCGGAGCGCAAGGGCGGTATCGAGGCGATTGTCGACCAGGTCTCGCGTTTGCAGGTTCAGACCCTTGATGACAACTGTGATGAGTACGGCATCGTCGAGTTCAAGATGAATGACGTGCGCCAGGGCATCGTCCACGTGATCGGCCCTGAGCAGGGCGCGACCTTGCCGGGCATGACCGTGGTTTGCGGCGATTCCCACACCTCGACCCACGGCGCCTTTGGTGCTTTGGCCCACGGTATTGGCACTTCCGAGGTCGAGCACGTGCTCGCCACCCAGTGCCTGGTCGCCAAGAAAATGAAGAACATGCTGGTGTCCGTCGAAGGCACCTTGCCGTTCGGCGTGACCGCCAAGGACATCGTGCTGGCCGTGATCGGCAAGATCGGCACCGCTGGCGGCAATGGCCACGCCATCGAGTTCGCCGGTAGCGCGATTCGCGAATTGTCGGTCGAAGGCCGCATGACCATCTGCAACATGTCCATCGAAGCCGGTGCCCGTGTTGGCCTGGTGGCGGCGGATGAAAAGACCGTGGCCTACGTCAAGGGTCGCCCGTTTGCCCCGAAAGGCGCCGAGTGGGACCTGGCTGTCGAAGCCTGGAAGGACCTGGTGTCCGACGCCGACGCGGTGTTCGACACCGTGGTTGAGTTGGACGCCGCGCAGATCAAGCCGCAAGTCAGCTGGGGCACTTCGCCGGAGATGGTGCTGGCGGTAGATCAGAACGTGCCGGATCCAGAGAAGGAAATGGACCTGGTCAAGCGCGATTCCATCGTCCGTGCCTTGAAATACATGGGTTTGACCGCCAACCAGGCGATCACCGATATCCAGCTTGATCGTGTGTTTATCGGTTCCTGCACCAACTCGCGCATTGAAGACTTGCGCGCCGCAGCGGTGATCGCCAAGGGCCGCAAAGTCGCCTCGACCATCAAGCAGGCGATCGTGGTTCCGGGTTCAGGCCTGGTGAAGGCGCAGGCCGAGTCCGAAGGCTTGGACAAGATTTTCCTCGAAGCCGGTTTTGAATGGCGTGAGCCGGGTTGTTCGATGTGCCTGGCGATGAACCCGGACCGTTTGGAATCCGGCGAACATTGCGCCTCGACCTCCAACCGTAACTTCGAAGGCCGTCAGGGTGCTGGTGGTCGTACTCACCTGGTCAGCCCGGCCATGGCCGCCGCGGCTGCTGTAAACGGTCGTTTCATCGACGTCCGCGAATTGATCTGA